The DNA window GAGAAAACAATTATAAGTAGAGGGGCTGGAGGAAAAAATGATTGTAAGTACATGCActgaaaaaaactcaaaaagaaccttaaaatcaaaaataggtaagtagaaggaccagataatataaaaatgaagtataaagaCCTatgaaaaaaagtgtaaaatacaATAACTTCTAGATGGGTTAAGCCTAATAACTTAGTATTTGACTAGATCtatttatgttataaaaaatcactcaccttttagcccattttttattttactctgaaattataattttgtcaattgcatccaaattcacatttttaaactTTGATTCCaccttaaaattaaattagactcTTTTTATATAAgtgtgtatgtatatatatactcAAATTTGATTATACATTAtatatctaattttaattttaattaaatatccGTATCTAGTTTTATATGTATTAGTAGAATGTTACTATTTACtttatatgaaaattaatgtttaatatttaaatacaattaaaaaaatagttaaatttataAGTACTGTTTTTATCGAAAATTGTTACTATTATAATATGATATCTGATATAGATATGGGgattaaaaattgattattgCAGATATCAACACAGCACCACTGCACATATTGATACATATATCTTCATTCATAAAAGCATTGAGTGCAATCTCAAATTAACATTCCCATTTATGATATGTAATATAGGCTTTTTTTGGACAACATGCCACTATAAGATGTCCAATGGGGACAAGTAAGGGTGTacatggtttggtttgattggtTTAACATTAATATTTTAGTCTAAACCAATTATATTGGTTTGgcaaatttttaaatcaaaatcaaaccacacaCATTATAAACAGcaaaattggtttggtttgatttgatagTTTTTTTTCTAAAACCAGTTTAAAGcatcatcaaaaaattatttatctatcatctaaaataaaaaaaatttaaaaatttaaaaatatttgttcatcgtaaaaataaatattatatttatgtaaCAAATTATAATACTGGATTTCAAACTTcaccaaaaattaataaagactaaatcaattttttttttactttgatAAAATTTTCTTTAAGAGAAAAAAAAGCAGGTTAAACAAGAGTGGATTTGTTAAACTAACTTTCTTAtctacttttattaatttttactcTGAAAATACTCATTTTTTATGTTGAAATCTTACCCTTCAATCATTTAATATATACTAATAATATATAGTCCGTACATATATCAAAGCATTCACTTTATTACTTCAGTTGCATTTCCTTTCTTGTCAATCATAGCAACTAAAAAAAGGATATGTTATCAACCTCTAAATTTTACTTAACTTTATGTCCTTCatcaatactcaaataattCAACTCTTGGTGCCAAATTTTTTAAACTCATAAACATGCTATTGCATTACATAATTATTTGGAAAAACTAACATTAATTTGTCCATTATCAcgatttaatgattaattaaaaatttaatccaatgctaaaaataaaacaatatgaaaataaaatttctcttccatatatatttttatttttaacatcgCATAAGAATGGTTAGtacatattttcaattttttataattcgattctatatttttcttttttcattctataaatttgtaaatttactTTAGGGACAGGGATGTATTTTTCAAGCTTGAGATCTCGGGTTCGTTATACATATCCTTCTTGCAacaaaaaacattaataataatgtaatagaaaaagttaattttaaaattttgaatctgTTTGTAAAGTTAACATAATTGTATTTGTTAGAAAAaaaacatgtatatttttttttaaagaacgAAGAAATCACGGGTCTTTCAAATTTGGACTTAGATTACCCCAGTTATCAGCAACGTAAAGTACCATTTCTAATGGGCGGCCCATTTGTAAAAAGGATTGAAAATCCATAACATTTATCTATGGGCCGAGACTAAAACGAAAAGAATGTAAATTTACAAAAGTGGGActgaaattagggttttagCTGATACCTTCCTTTATAAACTCCCATTTTTAGGGCTGCGAAAAAAAACCTAGCACCACACAGAGACAGAAGAATACCCAAGAGATCCTCTCTGTACTGTGAACGGCATCGTAGTAGCTGAAGAGCCATGGTGCACGTTTCCTTTTACCGCAACTGTAATTCATCTTCCACTCTctctttaaatttctttttcgcccatttaatttaatttttttagcagtttttatacatttttactGAACATTTGcagtaaatgttttgtttatgtATATGTTTGATGTTAAAGTTTGGTTGATCCGCTAGTAGATTGTTTTCTTTGGCTGATTTAAAATGTGTTTGGTTGATAAGAAAATTGTGGGATGAAAATTGATTTGTATATATGATTTTAGATGGAAAGACTTTTAAGAAGCCGCGTCGTCCATACGAGAAGGAGCGTTTGGATGCGGAGCTGAAGTTGGTGGGAGAGTATGGTCTGCGTTGCAAGAGAGAGCTGTGGAGGGTTCAATCAGCTTTGAGTCGTATCCGTAAGGCCGCTAGAATGCTTTTGACTCTTGATGAGAAGAACCCACGCCGAATCTTTGAGGGTGAGGCTCTTCTTAGAAGGATGAACCGTTATGGTTTGCTAGACGAGAGCCAGAACAAGCTTGATTATGTGTTGGCTTTGACTGTGGAAAACTTCCTTGAGCGTCGTCTGCAGACACTTGTGTTCAAATCTGGTATGGCTAAGTCCATTCATCATGCTCGTGTTCTTATCAGACAGAAGCACATCAGGTGAGCCTATATGCTTTGATGCTAAGACAAGATAGAAATAAATGTTAGCTATTTATTTATGATTGATGTTTAGGGTTATCTTAATTGACCAAGTTATGGTTAAGCTACAAATTGTAAGCTCTGAAGTATGAGTATTTATGATGCAAATATTTTTGTGTGCCGCAATTATTTTGAAACTAGCTGGGTATGAAGAACACGTTTTAGGTATGATAGATTAAATGGTGATAGCATTATTACACTGATTCTAAACTGAGATATTATGATTCTATGTTGTAGTTACAACTTGGATAGTATGTCTTTGGTTTGAGCTACAAGTCATGCTATGTTTAGATGTAagcaatttgatattaatttccTTAGATTTGATAATTTGCTCGAGCTTGGTAGGAAACGAACTCTTTATCTATTCAATATGTTGATCTGCAGAAATTTTTACTCTGGTGTGAATGTAAACTAGTATTGAATCGTAGAAGACTCCTGTTGATGATTATGTTGGGCTCCAATCCCTGCTGTGAAAAATGAAAGCAAAATTGTTTGCATTGCATTACAAAGTTTATCATAATACATTCTATTTTCTTGTGGTGCGCTCCAATATTGCTGGTTATTTTCAAGTGACATGTTCTTTTAATCAATCTGCTGCCTTGTTCCTGTGGCGTGCTAATATGTTATGATATGGGGATTGCAGGGTTGGAAGGCAGGTGGTTAACGTACCATCTTTTATGGTGAGGGTTGATTCACAGAAGCACATCGACTTCTCATTGACAAGTCCATTCGGAGGTGGTGGTCCTGGAAGAGTGAAGAGAAGGAACCAGAGGGCAGCTAGCAAGAAGGCGTCTGGTGGCGATggagatgaagaagatgaagagtaagctataaatttaaaaaagacatTTCTAGTAGAACACTTGCTGTCATCTCAGCTAGTTTTGTTGTCACTAGGTTTCTTAAAAGATATTACTGCAGGGATGTTTTGTTTTcatttgtgtttgttttatgAATGCATTTGTGTACCTATAACTTTTTGCTGAGGATTTATTTTTGCTTCAAAGGGCAACACAACTTTCTACTAGTATAATATTTCCTAAAAATAATTAGCACACATGTATGCTTTGATCCTCTCTAACCTCTTAGATCCGATGGTGTTAAAATTGAACTGGTTTGTAAAACCAAATTTAGCTAACCGAAGTTGTAACTACTGTTCTGTCATTGAGGAAATATGGTTTGACTTggattgtatttttatttggtttcaattatttaaatttcattataatttaaaaaaattgttgaaataattataagttataaattttaggcaattaattaataatacttAAATGTATATTCcttgttaaatatttaaaaataaatgccAATTACATTTCATATGTATATATGTTGAAATTTTGCCTAGGGTTGGCAATTTGTGTCATTGTGTTGTAAATGTGTTAGGTACCTCTTTATAATCcaaacacatataaactcaaTCCGAATTTGTTTAATTTCGTGTCGTATCATGTAAACGGGTTGCGTAAGAAATTATCAGCCCTAGTTTTGGCCATTGATAATTTAATAtacttaaattaattataaaaagaatttgTTAAAAGGATTTTAATTGGCTCGGAAGTAAtaaaaaagttttgttttgatttggtgCCGGTTTGAACTGGTACACCAATTTGCTTCAGTTTGGACATTTCACTAATTTCCCATGCTGTAAAATATTGAATATTCATGACTAGAAGAACATG is part of the Mercurialis annua linkage group LG3, ddMerAnnu1.2, whole genome shotgun sequence genome and encodes:
- the LOC126673936 gene encoding 40S ribosomal protein S9-2, whose product is MVHVSFYRNYGKTFKKPRRPYEKERLDAELKLVGEYGLRCKRELWRVQSALSRIRKAARMLLTLDEKNPRRIFEGEALLRRMNRYGLLDESQNKLDYVLALTVENFLERRLQTLVFKSGMAKSIHHARVLIRQKHIRVGRQVVNVPSFMVRVDSQKHIDFSLTSPFGGGGPGRVKRRNQRAASKKASGGDGDEEDEE